The segment ATGGTGCCGATCTTGCCGAAAAAGCCGCGCCGCAGCTCTCCCTTGAGCAGCCTGCCGAGCGAGGAGGCCAGGCCTTCGGCCTGCTTGACCACCACGTTGCCGACAAACCCGTCGCACACGACCACGTCCACGTTGCCCGTGAACAGGTCGCGGCCCTCGATGTTGCCGACGAAATTGAGCGAACTCCGGCGCAACAGGTCGAAGGTTTCCTTGACGAGGTGGTTGCCCTTGCCCGACTCCTCGCCGTTGGACAAAAGCGCCACGGCCGGGTTCTCGCGCCCGAGCATGGTCTGGGCGAGCACCGAGGCCATGACCCCGAACTGGAGCAGGTGGAAGGGCTTGCAGTCGACGTTGGCCCCCACGTCGATGATGACGGTGTGGGAGCGTTCGGTCGGCATGAAGGTCGCGAGCGCCGGGCGTTCCACCCCCGGCGCGCGGCCGATGGTGAACATGGCGCAGGCCAGGGTCGCGCCGGAGTGGCCGGCGGAGATGACTCCGTCGGCGTTGCCCTCGCGCACGAGGTTGCAGGCCACCTGTATGGAAGAATCCCGCTTGCGCCGAAGCGCTTCGGAGGGCTTCTCCTCCATCTCCACGACTTGCGAGGCGTGGACCACGGAGACCGGCAGGCCTTTGACGTCGTAGCGGGCGAGCTGGGCGTTTATGGCGTCCGTGTCGCCCACCAGGATGATCTCGGCCTTGCCGGTCCTGGCGGCTTGCAAAGCGCCGGGAACGACCACGTGGGGACCGAAGTCCCCGCCCATGGCGTCCACGGCGATGCGCGGCTTGTTATTCGGCATCGTCCTTCCGCAGCATCTGACGGCCGCGGTACATGCCGCAGCTGGGGCAGACGCGATGGGGCAGCGTGGGCTCGCCGCAGGAGCAAAGGACCACGGTGGGAACCGGGACGTGGTCGTGGGCGCGGCGCATACCTTTGCGGGACTTGGAGATTTTTCTATTGGGGACGGCCATGGCGATTACCTCGCAGCTAGGGGTTTGTGTCTTTATACTGTTCGCGCGCGGCGATTTCGCGTCAATGGCGCTCGTTCGGATCGCGCGGGACCTTCAATTGCCGCAGCACGGCAAGTCTGGGGTCGCCTTCCTCCGTGGAGCAGGAACACGGCCCGTCTTTGAGCGAAGCGCCGCACCGGGGGCACAGCCCCGGGCAGTTTTCGTCGCACAGGGGCTTGACCGGCATGGCAAGCAGAAACTGTTCCCACAAAAGGCTGGCCACGTCCAGCTCCAGCACCTTGCCCCGGCGCCGCACAAGGCCCGGCTCCAGGGACTCTTCGCCCTCGGCCGGGAGTTCCTCGAACTGCTCGAAATCGATGGCGATGTCGAGCATGGTGTCCTCGGCGCAACGGTCGCAGGGGCTGACGACCTTGCCGGAAAGCCGGCCCCGCACCAGCGCGCCCCGGGTTTGCGGCAGCACGGAAAACGTGGCGGCAAGCCCGGTGCCCGGCGCGTCGAGGCGGTGGGGCAGGTCGAATTCCGCAATGGGACCGGTCCAGATGGCCTGGTCGGAAAACGAAAACTCCCGGCCGGTTGCCGGGATGTCGGTGATATCAAGCCAAAGTTCGGACATGGGTTTCCTCGCGGAGAAAAGAGTGCTAGTCTGTGACCCGGGTGTTGTCAAGAAAAAGCTTGCCAACGTCTTCGTTCCCATGTACCTCACAAAATTCTTTGCGTCACTGCGAAAAAACACGCGGTCGCGGCAGCCCGGAACCCTTGTCCGGCGGGCCGTCCCGCGACATATGTTTTCGGGAGGAACCTCGTCATGGCCAAGATTTGCGAGCATTGCGGCAAGAAGCCCCAGAGCGGCAACAACGTCAGCCACGCCAACAACAAGAGCAAGCGTCGGTTTTCGCCCAACCTTGTCAAGGTGCGGGCCCAGTTGCCTTCGGGCGAGGTGACCACCATGACGGTGTGCACCCGCTGCCTGCGTTCCGGCGCGGTGACCAAGCCTGTCGCCAAGACCGCCTAGTTTCGTTTCCAGCCTTTTCTATAGTAAGGTTGCAAAGCGGCGCGCCATCCGGCGCGCCGCTTTTTTTTTGTCGCCATGATGGAGCGGGGATGGCTGTTGACAACAATTTGCAGCAGGATGCGGTGGTCATCCAGGTCGTGGACATCGGACGGCGCAAGGAGGTTTATCGATGAGTGTGCAGATTCTCGAACATGAGGGGCGGCCGGCATTCGCGCTGCTGCCGATCGAGGAATACGAACGACTGGTGGCGGCTCTCGAGGATGCGCATGACGCCGCGACGCTGGAAGCGTTTTATCGCAAACTTGTCTCCGGCGAAGAGGAGACTTTCCCGGCGGAAGTCGCGGACAGGCTGCTGGCCGGAGAACATCCCGTCCGGGTGTTGCGCTCCCATCGGGGCATGACCTTGCAACAGGTCGCGGATATCTGTGGCGTAACGAACGCCCACATTTCCCAAATCGAGCGAGGGAAGCGGTGCATGTCCACGGAACTGCTGCAAAAGATGGCCGAGGCGCTCCGCGTGGACATCGAACTGCTGCTTCCCTGACCGCGCGCGGACTTTTTCGTTTCCTCTCTATTGCGGCGTTTCCTCTTCAGCCGCCCGGGGCGTCGCCAGCACCCGGTCGATGCGCCGGCCGTCCATGTCCACGATTTCAAACGTCGCGCCACGGGCCGCAAGCGTGTCGCCTATGGCCGGGATGCGGCCGAGGCGCTCCAGCAGGAATCCGGCCAGGGTGGCGTCGCCGACGTCCTCGGGCCAGGGCCGGGGCCAGGAAAGCGCCGCCGCCACCTCGTCCATGGGCGTGGCCGCGTCGATGAGAAGCGAGCCGTCCGCGCGCCTGACCATGGCCGGCTCCTCGTGGCCGGAGAGCCCGGGCAGGTCGCCCACCATGTCCTCGAACACGTCCGCCGCCGTGACCATGCCGACCACGTCGCCGTATTCGTCCACCACCAAGGCCAGATGCAGACGCGGCGACTGGCGAAAGCGCGCCAGCAGCGACAGCCCGCGCAACGTCTCCGGCAAGAAGACCGGCGGCGTCATGTGCCCGGCCAGATCGACCCGGCCGTCGCGCAGATAGCCGGCCAGCGCGTCCTTGGCCCGCACCACCCCGAGCACCTGGGAAAAATCCCCGCGAACCACCGGAAACCGGGTGTGCGGGCTCTCCATCATGGCCGCGAGCGTCTCTTCGGCCGGGGCGTCGATGTCGATGCGGTCGATCTTCGAGCGGTGGGTCATGATGACGTCCAGGGGCCGATCGGTGAGCCGCAGCACGCGCTCCATGATGGCATGTTCCTCGTGCTCCAGGGCTCCGTGCAGCATCCCCTCGCGCAAAAGGCCGCGAATGTCCTCCTCGGTCACGGCCGGTTCGCCGCCGCCCCCGCCGAACCCGAGCAGGCGCACCACGCCGCGCGTGGCCAGGCCGAGCAGCCGCACCGCCGGCCGGCTGGCGAACAAAAGCGCCCGCATGACGGGCGCGGCGGCCATGGCCAGCCCCTCCGGCCGGGCCAGGGCCAGCCGCTTGGGCACCAGTTCGCCGAAAAGGAGCGTGATCACGGCGATCGGCACCACCACCCCGGCCAGGGACAAGGCGTGGGCATAGGGGGAGAGGATCGGGATCGTGTGGAGAAAGGCGGCCAGCTCCCCGGCCAGGGTCGCGCCGCCGTAGGCGCTGGCCAGCACGCTTGCCAGCGTGATGCCGATCTGCACGGCGGACAGAAACGTTTCCGGATCTTCCCGCAGGCGCAGGCAGGCCCCGGCCCGGCGGTTGCCGGCTTCGGCCAGGCCCTGCAGGCGGCTTTTGCGGGAGGCGACCAGGGCCATCTCCGCCATGGCGAAAAAACCGTTGACGCAGATAAGCCCGACGACGGCCAAAAGTTCCAGAATGATCGCGGTCATGGACGCTCCGTATGACGATGCGACGTCGGGAGGCAAGGCCATGCTAGCACCGTCGGCGGCAAAGGCGAAGAGAGTCCGTGGGAAGCCTCGCGAATGGTTGTCGTGCCGTATTGTATTGTACCCGGGACATGGTATGGTGTTTTATGGTGTAATTTATATTGTGTCAGTATGAAATGAAGGCGAGGAGGATACCATGCCCGATTGCGAATGCCTGGCCGGATGCGTGTTTTTCAACGACAAGATGCAAAATATGCCGACAGCCGCCAATCTGCTCAAGAAAAGACTGTGTCGCGGCGACAACAGCAAGTGCGCCCGCCATATGGTGCTTGTGGCCAAAGGACGGGCAAACGTGCCTCCCGATCTGTCGCCCAATCAGGTGGATCGCGCGGCGAGCATCATTGCCGGAAGATAATGGAGCGATACGAACGCCCTGGTCGCGATGCGCACACGACCAGGGCGTAAAAGGGCGTTCCCAAACCGGCGGGAAGCGTCAGTTCGCGGCGAGAAGGTCGTTTAATCCCTTGATGAAGGCCTCGGGATCGGACACCTTGCCAAGCTTAAGCAGCGTGCCGAGATCGCAGGGGAAATCCCCGGAGCAGCTGTAGGGGGATACGCCGTTTTTGATGCAGTAGGCCACGACGCCCGGCTTGTCGACGAATTCCTCGACAGGTGTTTCCTTGGTGATCATGGTCTGGCTCCTTTGTCTGGACGTACTCAATACATCCCGACTTTTTGTTCGGACAGGCTGATGAAGATGTTTTTGCGCTGACTGTAGTGGTCGAGCATCATCAGGTGGTTTTCCCGGCCGATGCCCGATTTCTTGTAGCCGCCGAACGGGGCGTGGGCCGGCAGCACGTTGTAGGTGTTGACCCACATGCGCCCGGTTTCGACGCCCCGGGCCACGCGCAACGCCCGGTTGATGTCCCGGGTCCAGACGCCGCCGGCCAGGCCGTATTCGTTGGCGTTGGCCAGGGCCACCACCTCGTCCTCGTCGCGGAAGGCGATCACGCTCGCCACCGGGCCGAAGATTTCCTCGCAGGCCACGCGCATGGTGTTTTTCACGTGGGTCAAAAGCGTCGGCTGCATGAAGCAGCCCTTGGCGAGCGGGCCGTCGGTGATGCGGTTGCCGCCGTAGGCCACGGTCGCGCCCTCGTTTCGGGCCACGTCCACGTAGGCCAGGATCTTTTCCAGCTGGCGCGCGTTGACTTGGGAGCCCATCTGGGAGTCCGGCTCCCAGGGGAGCCCCACCCTGACCTTGGCGAAGGCGTCGGTGGCCGCCTCGGTGAAGCGGTCGAAGATGTCCTCGTGCACGAACACCCGGGAGCCGGCGCAGCAGACCTGTCCCTGGTTGAAGAGGATGCCGAGCTGGAGCCCCTCGATGGCTTTTTCCCAGGGCGCGTCGGGGAAGAAGATGTTGGCCGACTTGCCGCCGAGCTCCAAGGTGGCGGGAATGAGCTTTTTGGCCGCGGCCTCGGCCACGGTGTAGCCGACCTCGGTCGAGCCGGTAAAGGCCAGCTTGGAAAAGCCCGGGTGGTTGAGCATGGCGTTGCCGGTGGTCGAGCCCTTGCCGGTGATGACGTTGACCACGCCGGCGGGCAGCGCCTGGGCCATGAGCTTGGCCAGTTCCAGGATGGACAGCGGCGTTTCGGTGGAGGGCTTGATGACCACGCAGTCGCCGGCGGCCAGGGCCGGGGCCAGCTTCCAGGCGGCCATGAGCAGGGGGAAGTTCCAGGGGATGATCTGGCCGACCACGCCGAGGGGCTCGCGCAGGATGATGCTCATGGTCGTCTCGTCGATCATCGTGGCCTGGCCTTCCTCGGTGCGCACGGCGGCGGCGAAGTAGCGGAAATGGTCCGAGGAAAGGGGCACATCGACGCCCTTTGTCTCGCGGATGGGCTTGCCGTTGTCCATGGTCTCGACAAGGGCCAGATGGTCGGCGTTGGCGTCGATGAGGTCCGCGATTTTAAGGAGTATGGCCGAGCGTTCCTGGGGCGTGGTCTTTTTCCAGGCCGGAAACGCCTTCCAGGCGGCGTCGACCGCCTTGTCGATGTCGTCGAGGCAGGCGTCGGCGCAGTGGGCCAGGACTTCGCCGGTCGACGGATTGGTCGTGGCAAAGGTCTTGCCGCAGCCGCTTTCGACCCATTGTCCATTGATGAAAAGCTTGTAACGATCGTTAAGATGCAGATCCATGGATCACTCCGTAATTGATGTTGGGGATATCGTGGAGGGTTGCGTTCGTAACAGAGGAAGATACAAGGCTTGATTGTAGACAAGGACGGTGCGACGCGTGCATGTCGCAATGGTTGCCGCCAAGTTATGGAATCGCCGGCGAGGCCGCGTAAGGGCTTTCTCCTGACGTCAGCCGGAACAGCGCTGTCCAGAGGTCTTTTTCGGGTCCTCCTTGGAGAAAAATCAAGGCTACCCTACACCCACGCCCCCGCCTGTCAAGGTCCGGCGGGAAAAAGAAGGGAATCCTCCCCGGCGGGTTCCGGTCCGGTCGCCACGCAAAAAGCCCCCGGATGCGGCCGTAACCGCGCCCGGGGGCTTTGTCGTCCGGAAGAATCCTGTTCGGCCTACAGCGAAAGCGCCCGGTCGATGCGGGAAAGCACGCGTTTTTTGCCCATGACGGCCATGGTCTCGAAAAGCCCGGGGCTGGCCGTGCCGCCGGTGATGGCCACGCGGATGGGCTGGGCGAGCTTTTTGAACTTGAGCTCCTTGGCCTCGAGATAGGCGGCCACCGCCTGTTCCATGGAGGGCTCGTCAAAGCGGCACAGGGCGTCGAGGATGGCGCGCACGTCGGCGAGGTGCTCGCGCACATCGGGGGTGAGGAACTTCTGCACGGCCTTCATGTCGTAGGTGAGGTCGTCGGTCGCGGCCACGAAGCTCTCGGTCTTGTCCGCCATTTCGGCCAGGGTTTGGGCGCGCGGCTGCAAAAGCGGCACGATGCGGGCCAGGTATTCCAGGTCCTGGGACGGATAGCCCTTGCGCTCGAGGAAGGCGTTGACCAGCACCGCCAGGCGCGAGGCCGGGCTTTCCTTGATGTAGTGGGCGTTTAACCACAGGAGCTTGGCCTTGTCGAACACGGCGGCCGAGCTGCCGAGGTTGTCCGTGGAGAAGAATTTGACCAGCTCCTCGCGGGAGAAAAGCTCCTGGTCGCCGTAGGCCCAGCCCAGGCGAACGAGCCCGTTGAGCATGGCCTCGGGCAGAAAGCCTTCGGTTTCGTATTCCATGACCGCCGTGGCCCCGTGGCGCTTGGAAAGCTTTTTTTTGTCCGGGCCGAGGATCATGGGCACATGGCC is part of the Solidesulfovibrio fructosivorans JJ] genome and harbors:
- the gltX gene encoding glutamate--tRNA ligase, whose protein sequence is MSTIVTRFAPSPTGYLHIGGARTAIFNWLLARHTGGKFLLRIEDTDLVRSNADMTKSILDAMEWLGLDHDGEITYQSQRFDIYNQYIDKMLETGHAYWCSCTPEEVEAMREQARQKGLKPKYSGRCREAGLGPGPGRVVRLKAPIAGATVVDDMVKGPVSFDNAELDDMVLRRPDGSPTYNMAVVVDDATMGVTHIIRGDDHLNNTPRQILIYKALDLPLPRFGHVPMILGPDKKKLSKRHGATAVMEYETEGFLPEAMLNGLVRLGWAYGDQELFSREELVKFFSTDNLGSSAAVFDKAKLLWLNAHYIKESPASRLAVLVNAFLERKGYPSQDLEYLARIVPLLQPRAQTLAEMADKTESFVAATDDLTYDMKAVQKFLTPDVREHLADVRAILDALCRFDEPSMEQAVAAYLEAKELKFKKLAQPIRVAITGGTASPGLFETMAVMGKKRVLSRIDRALSL
- a CDS encoding aldehyde dehydrogenase family protein, which encodes MDLHLNDRYKLFINGQWVESGCGKTFATTNPSTGEVLAHCADACLDDIDKAVDAAWKAFPAWKKTTPQERSAILLKIADLIDANADHLALVETMDNGKPIRETKGVDVPLSSDHFRYFAAAVRTEEGQATMIDETTMSIILREPLGVVGQIIPWNFPLLMAAWKLAPALAAGDCVVIKPSTETPLSILELAKLMAQALPAGVVNVITGKGSTTGNAMLNHPGFSKLAFTGSTEVGYTVAEAAAKKLIPATLELGGKSANIFFPDAPWEKAIEGLQLGILFNQGQVCCAGSRVFVHEDIFDRFTEAATDAFAKVRVGLPWEPDSQMGSQVNARQLEKILAYVDVARNEGATVAYGGNRITDGPLAKGCFMQPTLLTHVKNTMRVACEEIFGPVASVIAFRDEDEVVALANANEYGLAGGVWTRDINRALRVARGVETGRMWVNTYNVLPAHAPFGGYKKSGIGRENHLMMLDHYSQRKNIFISLSEQKVGMY
- a CDS encoding YceD family protein, with protein sequence MSELWLDITDIPATGREFSFSDQAIWTGPIAEFDLPHRLDAPGTGLAATFSVLPQTRGALVRGRLSGKVVSPCDRCAEDTMLDIAIDFEQFEELPAEGEESLEPGLVRRRGKVLELDVASLLWEQFLLAMPVKPLCDENCPGLCPRCGASLKDGPCSCSTEEGDPRLAVLRQLKVPRDPNERH
- a CDS encoding vWA domain-containing protein encodes the protein MPDCECLAGCVFFNDKMQNMPTAANLLKKRLCRGDNSKCARHMVLVAKGRANVPPDLSPNQVDRAASIIAGR
- the rpmF gene encoding 50S ribosomal protein L32; this translates as MAVPNRKISKSRKGMRRAHDHVPVPTVVLCSCGEPTLPHRVCPSCGMYRGRQMLRKDDAE
- the rpmB gene encoding 50S ribosomal protein L28, whose amino-acid sequence is MAKICEHCGKKPQSGNNVSHANNKSKRRFSPNLVKVRAQLPSGEVTTMTVCTRCLRSGAVTKPVAKTA
- a CDS encoding helix-turn-helix domain-containing protein, with translation MSVQILEHEGRPAFALLPIEEYERLVAALEDAHDAATLEAFYRKLVSGEEETFPAEVADRLLAGEHPVRVLRSHRGMTLQQVADICGVTNAHISQIERGKRCMSTELLQKMAEALRVDIELLLP
- a CDS encoding hemolysin family protein, giving the protein MTAIILELLAVVGLICVNGFFAMAEMALVASRKSRLQGLAEAGNRRAGACLRLREDPETFLSAVQIGITLASVLASAYGGATLAGELAAFLHTIPILSPYAHALSLAGVVVPIAVITLLFGELVPKRLALARPEGLAMAAAPVMRALLFASRPAVRLLGLATRGVVRLLGFGGGGGEPAVTEEDIRGLLREGMLHGALEHEEHAIMERVLRLTDRPLDVIMTHRSKIDRIDIDAPAEETLAAMMESPHTRFPVVRGDFSQVLGVVRAKDALAGYLRDGRVDLAGHMTPPVFLPETLRGLSLLARFRQSPRLHLALVVDEYGDVVGMVTAADVFEDMVGDLPGLSGHEEPAMVRRADGSLLIDAATPMDEVAAALSWPRPWPEDVGDATLAGFLLERLGRIPAIGDTLAARGATFEIVDMDGRRIDRVLATPRAAEEETPQ
- the plsX gene encoding phosphate acyltransferase PlsX; this encodes MPNNKPRIAVDAMGGDFGPHVVVPGALQAARTGKAEIILVGDTDAINAQLARYDVKGLPVSVVHASQVVEMEEKPSEALRRKRDSSIQVACNLVREGNADGVISAGHSGATLACAMFTIGRAPGVERPALATFMPTERSHTVIIDVGANVDCKPFHLLQFGVMASVLAQTMLGRENPAVALLSNGEESGKGNHLVKETFDLLRRSSLNFVGNIEGRDLFTGNVDVVVCDGFVGNVVVKQAEGLASSLGRLLKGELRRGFFGKIGTMLALNALKRFSRLVDYAEYGGAPLLGLKGICLICHGASNSKAMSSAVRMAARFVEMEANTHLSTAVAKNIDLAGLRRQAVNDQR